The DNA sequence ACCGGTGGGTTGTCCATGGTGAACACGGCAACCCCGTCATTGACCGCCACGGCAATGGTTTTAAAATCGGTTTTCATAATCACTCCTTTTTTTGTTGCCCGACAGGTTCGGTCCTGAATTAATCAAAAAAACGCCTTCATCCCGAAGTCGCGAAAACCTGATTCCGCTTTACTTCCCTGCAGACTTTTCCAGCTCTTCCTGTCGCAGCACCTTGCGCAGAATTTTACCGACAGCCGATTTGGGCAGCTCTTCACGGAACTCGACTATTTTGGGCGCCTTGTAGGCGGCCAGCTTTTCCCGGCAAAACGTCATAATCTCCTCTTCGGTGGCGCTTTCGCCGGGTTTAACCACCACGAAGGCCTTGACCGTTTCCCCCCGGTAGTCATCCGGTACCCCCACGGACACGGCATCGGCCACCTTGGGGTGTTCGAAGAGAACCTCGTCGATTTCCCGGGGGTAGATGTTGTAGCCGCCGGCAATGATCATGTCCTTCTTGCGGTCCACGATGGCAAAGTAGTCGTCGTCATCCTGCACCGCTATGTCCCCGGTGTACAGCCAGCCGTCCTTGAGCTGCCCTGCGGTTTCCTCGGGGTTGTTCCAATAGCCTTGCATGACCAGAGGGCTCTTGATGATCAACTCGCCCCGTTCACCCCTGGAAACATCCTCGGTGCCATTTTCGATATCCACAATTCTCACGTCCGTGTCCGGAAAGGGAATGCCGATGCTGCCGGCCTTGCTCATGCCCATCAGTGGATTGGCGATTCCCAGCGACGTGGTTTCGCTCATGCCCCAGCCCTCCCCGTAATTGACGCCCATGTCCTGAGCCTGTTCGATGAGCTCCAGGGGCATGGGGCCGCCGCCCGAATTGAAAAGGCCCAGCCTCTTGGCCAAATTGATCTCGGTCGCCTTGGGGTGGTTGATGATGGCGTTGATCATGGTGGGAACGGCCGGAAAGAAGGTAATCTGGTCGAAGCCTTCCAGGATCCCCATGATCTCGTCCAGCTCGAAGCGGGGGGCGATGATCTGGGTGGCGCAGTTGAACATGGCCCAGCTGAGGACGACGATGGTTCCGTACACGTGAAAGTACGGCAGAACCGCCATGACGCTCCTCTTTTCAGGCGGCGTGAGGCCGGTGGTGGCAGCCCCCCACAGACTGCACTGCATGGCGGCGGCCACCAGGTTGGCGTGGGTCAGTACGGCGCCCTTGGGCAGGCCGGTGGTCCCCCCGGTAAACTGGATCAGGGCCGGGTCGTCAACCGCTATGTCGATTCTGGGCAACGAGGTGCTGGTGGATGCCTCCAGCATCGTCGAAAAATGGTACCAGCCCTCCTCCAGTTCCAGTTCCGCCGGTGTACTCTGGCCAAAGCCGTCGATGTAGTCCGTCACCCGGGTGACGACGACCCGTGCGATATCGACCTCTTGGCACAATGCCCGGACATTGGGCAGGACCATGTCAAAGGTAATCAGCGTCGACACACCGGTGTTGGCGGTGAGGCCTTTGAGTTCCTCCGCCGTGTACATGGGGTTCAGGTTCACCACGACGGCTCCCAGGTACAGGGCCGCATAGTAGGAAATGATGTACTGGGGGCTGTTGGGTAGATGGACGCCGACACGATCGCCTTTCGCGACACCGGCCTCCCCCAGGGCATGGGCCATGCGCAGTATCTGCGAGCGCAGTTCCCAAAAGGTCAACACCGTCCCAAAAAAATTGGTGGCGGCCTTGTCGGGAAAGGAACTGGCCGGAAGTTTGAGCAAGTCATGGGCCAAAATACTCGGGTAGCGGATGGTCTCCGGAACATTCCAGTCATAGTGCCGTTGCCATGGTCTAGATTTCATACGATTTCCTCCTTAGCTCTTCGCTTTCTCGGCTTCTAGCGTGGTTGCCAGAAAAACGTTCCGAATGGCGTGCATGGCCCTCCCTGAAATTTTCAAGGGGCACATCGTTAATATTCCGCATGGCCGTCGCTGTGCTCGGCCGGATTGAAAATATCAGGGACGGCCTCTATTTCGACTTTCAATCGGAACATACTTATGGCAAGGGCTATAACCCGCGGCGATTACAGCCCGCCGAAGGCTGCTTCCGATATCTCCACCGCGGCTCCGGAGCCTTCCAGGACGGCGTCCATCTTGCCGCCGGCTACAGGCAGCACCGTTTGGATGAAAAATTCGGCGGACTTGATCTGGCCTTCATAAAAATTGACGTCCTTTTTCTTGGCGCCCTTGCCCAGCTTGTCGGCTGCGATCGACGCGCGCCACAGCAGCATCCAGGCCATGATCACATCGCCCATGGCCTCCATAAAGGGGAAGGCGTGGGCAAAAGCGGTTTTGAACGCCGGCGATACGCCCATCTTCCCCAGGTGCATGGCGGTTTCACCCAGCCGGTTCAGGGCGTGTTCCACCTTAGCGGCCAGCGCTGCCGTCGCTTCCTGCTCCTTTGCAGCCGCAATGGCCTTTTGAACCTCGCCCATGAAGTTCATGAAGACTTTGCCCTCCTGCATGCCCAGCTTGCGGCCCAGCAGATCCATGGCCTGGATACCGTCCGTGCCCTCGTAAATAGAGGCAATCTTGCAGTCCCGGGCCAGTTGTTCGACAGGGTACTCGCGCGTGTAGCCGTACCCGCCGTAAACCTGCATGGCCTCGATGCAGACGTCGAAGCCGCGCTGGGCACAATAGGCCTTGACCAGGGGCGTCAAGAGATCGGCCAGGCCCTGGTAGAATGCCTTTTCCTCCTCGTTTTCAGTGGTTTCCAAAATGTCAAAGCACCGGCCCACGTAGTAGACGAAGCTGCGCATGCCCTCGACATGGGCCTTCATCCCCAACAGCATGCGCCGGACATCCGGGTGACGGATGATCGGCACCTGGGGGGCTTCCTTGTCGGCAAGGTTGTCCATATCACGCCCCTGAAGCCTTTCCCGCGCATAGTTCACCGCGTAGAGGTAAGCCGTCGTGGCGTGGTTGAAACCCTGGAATCCTACTCCCAGGCGAGCCTCGTTCATCATGTAAAACATGATGTGCATGCCCTTGTTCTCCTCTCCGAGCAGAAAACCCCGGCAGCCGCCCTTGCTGCCCAGGGAGATGCTGCAGGTAGCGGAGGCGTGGATGCCCATCTTTTCCTCGATCCCGGTACAGACCACGTCATTGGGCTCACCCAGGCTGCCGTCCGGGTTCACCCATATTTTGGGAACCAGAAAGATGGAGATGCCCTTGGTGCCGGCCGGCGCCCCTTCGATGCGGGCCAGAACGGGGTGGATGATGTTTTCGGCCAGGTCATGCTCACCGTTGGTGATGAAAATCTTGTCGCCTTTGATGGAATAGGTGCCGTCAGGGTTCTTTTCAGCCGTGGTTGTGAGGGCGCCAACGTCTGATCCCGCGTTCGATTCGGTGAGCAGCATGGTCCCTCCCCAGACACCGGTGTACAGTTTTTTCAGGAACAGATTTTTCTGCTCCGCCGTCCCGAAAAGCTCCACCATTTTACCCGTCCCATGGCCCATGCGGGCGTAGTTGACCAGGGCGTAGTTGCCGCCGGTGATGTATTCGCTGGCGGCAAGACTGATGAGATTGGGCAGCCCCTGCCCCCCCACTTCAGGGTCTTCGGTCAGAGACGTCCATTCATTTTCGATGACCAGTTCATGCGGACGGCGAAAGCACTCGGGCACCTTGACCTGCCCCTTTTCGAAGGTCAGGCCGATTTTGTCGCCTTCCGCATATGTGGGCAGGAGTTCCTTGATCGCAAAGCTGCGGGCTTCTGAAATGATCATGTCGAACACCTTGCGGTTCAAATCCGCAAACTTGTCGTGTTTAAGCAGGGCTTCCGCGTCCAGCTGCTCGTAAAGTGCGAATTCAATATCGCGGCGATCTGCAATTACCTGTGCCATTTTCTATCCTCCCGATTTAAATATTTTTTGCGTTTTTTAGACCCAAGGGCCGATTATAGTTTCGACTTTTCGATAATGCGCATGGCGGCCCGCTCCAGAATACCGGTGACGCCGCCAAGCACCTTGAAACGTTCGTCCTGCGTCTGGCCATGGTAGAAACGATAGTAAATCTGCTGGACGATGCCCGCCAGTTTGAACAGACCGAAGCAGTAGTAAAAATCATAGTGCCGCATGGATCGGCCGGAAAGGCTTTCGTAGCAGGCCACCAGTTCGCGGCGCGTCAGGGCACCCTGCGCATTGGTGGGAACCGTCCGGATAAGTTGCATCTCTTCAGGATCGCCTTCCTCCACCCAGTAGGCCAGGGTACCGCCCAGGTCCATCAGGGGATCGCCCAGGGTGGTCATTTCCCAATCCAGAACGCCGATGATATTCAAAGGATTTTCCGGATCGAGCACCACGTTGTCAAATTTGTAGTCGTTGTGGATAATGCACGGCGAATCGGTATCCGGCGGCATTTTCTCCTGAAGCCAGGACATCACCGTCTCGGCGTCGGGCACGTCGGGCGTGCGGGCGGCCCGGAAGCGCCGGCTCCACCCGGTGACCTGGCGCTCCACATACCCCTCGGGTTTACCGAAATCCCCCAGCCCGATCTTGTCGTAATTCACGTCGTGCAGCGCATAAAGCACCTGCATGAGGTTCCGACAAAGCTGCGTTACACCATAAGGCTCCAGGCCCAGCGAGGACGGGATCTCCTTTCTCAGAACAATTCCCTGAATCCGATCCATGACATAGAAGGGACACCCCATCACAGCAGGATCCTCGGTGTAAACCAAGGGCTGAGGGCAGTATGGATATACCGGTGCAAGGGCTTTTAGCACCGTGTACTCCCGCTTCATGTCATGGCCCGATTTGGGTTTGGTGCCGAACGGGGGGCGGCGCAGCACCATTTCCCGGCCGCCCATGGTGATAAGATAGGTCAGATTCGACGCCCCGCCGGGAAACTGCTGGACGGTCATCTCCCCCGCAAGGCCGGGAACGGCCCCGCGCAGAAAGGCCTCGACCTTTACGGCGTCGAGCGCCTCGCCCTTTCTTACCGCGGCGGCTTGATCGATGTGCTCCATCATGGATAAGCTTTCCTTCAATTTTTAGCCGCTCAACTAAACACTACTTCCCATTCTATACTGCTTCTAGAAGGGACCAGGGGTCCAGGGTTCAAGGATTCGAGTGGAAAAGTAGCCCATAGCTGATGGCTGCCAAAAGCTAACAGCAAAGAGCATTCACCTGAATAACAACATCGCAAGTTTCTGGATAGAACCACCGGTACCTTCCAAGGATCTTCCCTATTTAGCCATGTTGTTTATGCAACCTCGGGGTTCACTTGGCCCCTCGGCCCCTGACCCCTCGAATCCTGCTTACTTGACCACCTTGCCTTCGTATTCCTTCAATATCCTGCGGGCCACCGATACCTTGTGGACCTCATCGGCGCCGTCGTAGATTCGGGATGCGCGTTCGTGGCGGTAAAAGAAGGAGATGATCGTGTCGTCCGTCATGCCCAGCCCGCCGTGCACCTGAAGGGCCCTGTCAATCACCTTCTGCATGGTGTTGGCCACCACGAACTTGATCAGGGAAATATCCTGGCGAGCTTCCTTGACGCCCACGTTTTCAATGGTCCACGCGGTGTGCAGCACCATCAGGCGGGCCGCCCTGATTTCGGCCGCACATTCGGCAATCCATGACTGGATGATCTGCTTGCTCGCCAGGGTTTTCCCGGGGGCGATGATCCGTGTCATCGCCCTGTGGCACATCAAATCGAAGACCCTGTTGCAGATGCCGATCCAACGCATGCAGTGATGAATCCTGCCCGGGCCGAGCCGGTCCTGGGCAATGATGAAGGCCTGCCCTTCGGGGCCTAGCAGGTTTTCCTGCGGCACACGGCACGACTGATAGAGAATTTCGCCATGACTGAAATAGTCATCCCCGGCATGGCCCATCACCGGAATGTTGCGCACCAAATTGAAGCCCGGTGTGTCCGTGGGGACGATGATCATGCTCGTACGCAAATAGGGGGCCTCATCGGGATTGGTCACCGCCATGACGATAGCAAATGCCGCTCCGTCGGCGGAAGATGTGTACCACTTGTGGCCGTTGATGACATAATCGTCCCCGTCTTTGATGGCGGTGGTATCCATCATAACCGGGTTCGAACCGGGAAGGTCCACCTCGGTCATGGAAAAACAGGAACGAATCTGTCCATCCACCAGCGGCTTGAGCCACCGCTTTTTCTGCTCCTCCGAACCGTATTTGTAAAGGATCTCGATATTGCCCGCGTCCGGCGCCTGGCAGCCGAACGCCAGAAATCCCAGGGGAGTCCCGCCCAGAACCTCCGAAACCAGGCCGTGTTCGACAAGGTTGAGCCCCATGCCCCCGTACTCCTTGGGATGGTTGGGTGCCCACAGCTCCATCTTTTTAACCATGGCCTGCTTCTCCCTGATAACCGGTATCATACTGCTGGCGTCTTTGGTAAGAAACTCGGGCTCGAGGGGAATGAGTTCCTTTTCGACAAATTCTTTCATCATCCCTAAAATGGTCTGCATTTTCTCGGAAATAGTGAAATCCATGTTACCTCCTCCTCGTTAGAAACAGTCGCTCGTTTTTCCAGACCGGATCAATCCCCCACCGGTTTGATCCGTGAGCCGATCGGGTACCGGCGACGGTTTCCAATGCAAATAAATGTTCGTGTTCCGGGTTTATCTGAGTTCGCTGACATTCCAGCGGTTGCCTATATGTCTCCATCCGTTGCGTGAGGGTTGTCGTGAAAATCGATGCCGCAGAGTTTTTTGGCCGCCTTTTTCTTGGCCTCCATGTTCACCTTCCTTGAAATCATGATGCGCTGGGCCTGAGGCGAGCCGGCCCCGTGCATCGATTCCGTCAGGTAGCCTACCGCCGCCGTTCCCAGCGTCAGGTTTTCGATCAGCCGCAGGATGCGCGCGCGGTGTTCGGTGGGAACGTCAGGATGGGCCTTGTAGTATTTCTCGAGCCACGGCCCGACTTCCGGCGAATTGAAATCCTTTTCGCTCGGCAGCGTTACCATCAGACCGCCGGCGATATCCTGTGCCAGCCTGGAAATTTCATAGGGAAAACGCGTGACGTTGTGCTTGTGGATGTTGGCCAACAGCGTGTTCACCGAAAAGGTGCCGCTGGGTTCGCGGTGACCTTCGGAGGCACAGGCGATGCAGCCACAGTAGAGCGTTTCGTTCAGGTGGTTCATTTCGACGATTTTGTCCTTGATGTGGGAGGCATGGTCCGCCCGGTTGAACTCCGCGGCGGTCTGGGCGGCCCCGATGAGCACATCCCCCACACCAACCTTGCAGGCATAGCTCTGACGGTGGTAGCCGGCAAACACTTCCACCAGCTGACCGGCAAACGCATATTCCCGGCACATGAACACCCGCTCCCAGGGAACAAACACATTTTCAAATACCACCAATGCCTCGTGCCCGCCAAAAAAGGGGTTGCCCCGATCGATGAGGCCCTCCTCCAGCTTGCGGGTGTCACAGGATTGGCGCCCCATGATGTAAGTGATCCCCTCGGCGTCGCTGGGAAGGGCAAACGAAACAGCGTAGTCCCTGTCCGCCTCTCTCAGCGCAATGGTGGGCATCACGATGACCTCGTGAGAGTTTAGAGCACCTGTCTGGTGCGCCTTGGCGCCTTTGACCACGATACCGTCTGGCCGCTCCTCCACGATATGCAGGTACAGGTCGGGGTCTGCCTGTTTGTGCGGTGGAAGACTCCTGTCTCCTTTGGGGTCCGTCATGGCGCCGTCACAGGTGAAATCATTGTCCTGTACATATTCCAGGTATTTCAAAAACCGTTGATTGTATTCCGTACCGTGTTTCCGGTCGATGTCGAACGTCACGATCGAGAGGGCGTTCAGGGCATCCATGCCGACACATCTCTGAAAACAACAACCCGTCTCCCTTCCCAGAAGGCGGCCCATTTTGCTTTTCTTCACGAGGTCCAGAAGGCTCTGGTGTATGTGGGTGAAGCGGTTGATCCGTTTACCGCTGAGGTGGGAAATCGCGGTCATGAGGTCTTCGTGTTCGGGCCTGTGGGCCAGTGCGTACGTCTTGGCAACCGCCTGCATGGACGGCCGGATGATGGGATGATCCACCACGTTCTCAATGCGTTCGCCGAACATGTAGACCACCAGGTTCAATTTCCGCAGGCTGTCTTCATATTGTTCCGCAGTCATCATGGCCATGGCCTACCCCCTTTTGTTTCTGGTAGTGATAAAGTCGCCGATTAACCTGGATTGGCTGACACCGGCGGAAGATGCTCTTCCAGAAAATCCCGCAGACGATCCTCGTCCGCCATACCCAGCAGGCGTCCAATTTCCCGTCCCCGGTGCAGCAGCAGGAATATGGGCGTCCCCTTTATGGTGTACATCTGCTTGAAACCGTTAATGAAGCCTTCCTCCAACCGGCACACTTCCACGGAATCCGGATATAACCGGGAAATCGCTTTTAGAACCCCGGTCTGTTGTGTGCAGTCCCTCCCTCCGGGCGCACACATCAGCAATACCGGCTTTTCTGTTGAGAGAACCGCCGCTTCGAAATTGCTGTTGCTGATAATGTTTACCGGATAAATGGATGCGATCGTCGTGTTCATGAGATTCCCTGGAAATAATTGCCTTAAATATTTTCAAATACCATGCCAAGGGCCCCATTTTTCGCACAGAGAGCCAACAATCTGATTTTAAAAAATTATTTCTTACCCTCGTGGTTGCAACCTATGGTGATCCGTGCACTCATGTGCCATTTTTGGCTCATGTGCCATACCAATAGTGTGCCATGGCACATAATTGGCATTTTAACAAGGTGATTGATTTCTGCGCACCAAACAGGTAGGGTTTCTGTGAATTCTTTGGAAGGTACCTGTCAAGAGACATAACACAGCAAGTCAACCAGGAGGTAATGATGATCGTTGTCGCTAAATTGAAAGCCAAAAAGGGTTCTGAAAACGAAATGGAAAAAGTGCTTCGTGACGTCGTCCAAAAGGTGGCGGCCGAGGAAGGCACACTGGCCTATACCCTGCATCGCTCCCAGTCGGACCCGTGCACCTTCATGTTCTATGAAAAATACACGGATGCAGGGGCGTTGAAAACCCACAGTGCAACCCCGTATTTCAAAGCCATGTTCGCCGCCCTGAAAGATCTGATTGAAAGCCCGGCCGAAATCGAAATGTACGAAGAGCTGGCCGCCTTGAACCGTTAATCCCTAACAGGTAAAGGGACACCCAAGGCCGCTTATATGTGCATGCCGGGTTTGTCCCAATGTTGCCAACACCTGAGAGCAACCAACTCAAACCTGAGTTGAGCGTTTCAAATTTTAAAAATGCTCAAAATAAACGGATATAACCCATCCCTAAGAGTCGAAACGCTCAACTTAGGAAGTACCATGTTGTCGATACAACCATGGGGTTTGTTCAAGCACGCTGCCGGCTCGATGCAACAGGGGGCGACAGTGTGGGTCTTGCTGCTGGCCCTTTTCTGTTTGCAGGCGAGTCCCGTCTGCGGAGCGGACCAAGAGCCGGCCGCAACCCGCGACGGCTCGGGAGCACCGGCCGAAAACCAAACGAAAAAAACCTACAGCCCCTTCGCCGGCATGGAAAGAAACGGCCTGATTCCCAAAAAGCAATTGCCCGGCGACATCAAGAACCCGGGCCGCTGGCGCTACGTTCCGGAAGGACGGATAAAGCCGGGGAATGTCCTGGAACGGCTTTTGGTCAGCAGCTTCATAGCGCCCATGGTCTTCTACTCTCAGGATGTCGGCCTCGGCGGAGGCGTCGCCCTGACGGATATCGATTTCCGGCAGCAGCGCCGGCGCGAGTTTGCCGGCATCTTCCTGTCCCACACCACCGAAGGTCAGCAGCACTATTCCATGGTGTGGCAGCGCTGGCTCAATCACCGCGAAATCGAGGGCGGTGGGGTTGCCTTCGAAGAAAGAAGCTGGGTCCGGGCAAGGGCCGGATACGCCCAGACCCTCACTGTCAGGTTTTTCGGCCTGGGACCGGACACGTCCGCCGACGACGAGACCAGCTACACAAACGAGGTGACTTACAGCGGCGTCCTGCTGCAGCAGTCATTCCCCGAACCAGGCGACAATCCCGTTTATCGCCTCGGCTTGAATGCCGAACGCCACAACCTTTCCAAGGGCTATGTCGGAGGCGCACCCTCCACGGATGAAGCGTATCCCGGCCTCTTCAGCGATGGCGACCATTACGACATGGTCAGCTTGAACGCCATGTTGCGGTATGATTCCCGGGACAGCCAACATGCACCCTACAGGGGCGGACTCCTCGAGCTCAGCCTGGACGGCATTCCGTTCCAGAGCAATGAAAGCCCCGCCGCCGTCTCTCGGTTGGAGGGCAACTGGGTTTTCAAAACCCCCGGCGTGTTCCATGACAACGGAAACGGCAACGAAGAAAACCCGCCCACCGATGTTATCGCCATCGGAGGATTCGTGAATGCCGTCCATGGAAACCTGCCCTTTTGGGCCCTGCCGAGTTTAGGGGGACGGGACACGCTGAGGGGATACATCCAAAACCGCTTCACGGACAAATCCGCCTGGCATGCCACCGGCGAATACCGCTTCTGGGTGCTGCCGCGCGGATTCAACGTAACCAGGACGATCCGGGTCGAACGGGTGGGCCTTGCATTGTTTTACGACATCGGCACGGTGGGCGGCAGCATAGAAGACGCCTTTGCCAGCACCATCCACGACAGCTACGGTGTCAGTTTCCGACTCTCTTTGGAACGAACGGCTCTCTTCCGCGCCGACCTGGGCTTTTCGGACGAAGGTATGAACTTCACCTTTGCCTACGGCCTGCCATTCTAGTGTTGGGTTTCATTAAAAACAAACCTACGGCAATCCGTATGATAAGCCGTCACTTCCTCATCCGGCGAACGAAGCTTTCACCTTGTCGATAAAAAACTCGGTCTGCTTGGCCGCTCTTTCTTCCAGCGCAACCGGATAATCGTCGCCAAAAGCCCAGAGGATCTCCTCCAGGGCATAATGCGTCTTGATGTTGACCCCCCGTGAAGCACCGCGAAGCTGCATAAAACACCCGGGGCAGTAACAGGTGAGGTCGTTGACGCCTGTATTCAGCACCTGCGCTATTTTTTTCTTGGTCTCCTTGGCCCCCTCACCCAAATCGTAATTGTTTCTAAGGATGGAAACCGTACCACAGGTCAGATTGTCGCCCCGATTGTTCTCGAGTTCTACCACCGTCATGCCAACGGCCCTGTGCAGACCTCTCACCGCATCCATGAACCCTTCTCCCAGCTCGCTTCCGTAGCAAGCGTCGGTCAAGGCCACCCTCCGATCGATGGGACGCGCAACCTCGATGCTGCCGTTCGTATACTTTTCCCAAAGCCACTCCCACACCGATACGATTTCAAAAGGCAGTTTGACACCGTGATAATTCGGCCAGATATTCCCCAGATAATTGGCGCAGGATCCGCAGTAGCACACCAAACGCTCCGTATCGAGGCGTTCGAGCATTGCCCGTGTTCGTTCGACGGTCTCGGCAAAGGCCTGATAGTCGCCGTACCGGTACGCCAGTTCTCCGCAGCACGCATTGCGCGGAGCGTATTTGGGAACGTCCGCAAACACCTTCGAGTGTTCGATACCGTAAGGAATCTCCCGCCCGACGCAACCGATGAACAGCACCTCACGGCTTTTTGAGGGAAGATGTTCCCATGTATCCAAAACGGCCTTCTCCTTTGCTGTCTCGGTAAGATAGACATCCCCGAACAGGGAGGCTTTCCCCTTGCCTGTCAAAAGGTAGTCCACATAGGGAGGGAGGCCCTTTTCCTTCACCTGGTTTTTCTCGGCCGCGCGCTCCATGATGAGGGCGTACGGCTTAAGGCCGTGGGGGCAGTATTGATTGCAGTTGAAGCAAAACGTGCACGCATTCAACACCCGTTCTGTTTCATGGCCCTTCAACAGCCGACCCATTTCCGCCCGGGACGCCTCTTTTTCCATTTTCATAACCGGACATCTCTGTAAACAAAGGCCGCACGTTTCACAGGTACTCAGACTCTTTCCTTCGGGGTCGAAGGCATCGATGTAGGTCTTGGCAGTCATTGAGTCTCCTTCGTTTTTCACGGTGTAAATACCACCGCTTCGATTCATTATACCGGTTGTCACAAATATGTTCCGATACCAATTGTGTTCATAAGCAAGGTATCATGATTGGAAACAACCCAATCCCGATTACGATTTCGATTCGCAGCAGGCTGCCGGAAATGCGCCCCCAATCGCGCTTCAATTTTACCTTGGACGCGCGAGACCGTATTTATCGATACGGCGATAAATGGTGCGGCGGCTGATGCCCAGGTTCCGGGCGGCTTTGGCGACGTTCCAGTCGGTGTTGCCGAGAGCGCGTTCGACAGCGTGCCGGTCCTCCCGCTGCGATTTCATCTCAACCGGCCTCCCTCTGGGGGTGTGGTCGCGCATCTCCCTGGGCAGATGCCCGACGTCGATGGTGCTGTCGTGGCACAGAACGAACGCATGCTCCACCGTGTGTTCCAGTTCGCGCACGTTGCCCGGCCAGTTGTATCCCATAAACACATTCAGGACTTCATCGGAAAAGGATTGGATCTCCTTATTAAAATCGCGGTTGAAGGAGCGGCGAAAGTGATCCACTAAAAGGGGAATGTCACCCAGACGCTCCCGCAACGGTGGAAGGGCGATTTCCACGACCTTCAGCCGGTAGTAAAGATCCTCCCTGAAACTACCTGCGGCAACGGCGCTTTTGAGATCCCTATTGGTGCAGGCGATTATCCTGACATCCGCCTTCATGGAGGTGGGATCGCCTACCCGTTCAAAGGTCTTCTCCTGCAGAAACCGGAGCAGCTTCAATTGAATCAGGGGTGAAATATCGCCGATTTCGTCAAGGAAAATCGTACCGCCGTCCGCTGTTTCAAAGCGCCCCGGAGAACTTTTTACCGCCCCTGTAAAAGCGCCTTTGACGTGGCCGAACAGTTCGCTTTCCAAAAGGTTTTCCGCCAAAGCAGAGCAATTGACCGTAACAAACGGTTTGAACGCACGATTCCCGCCGTTGTGGAGCGCTTTGGCTACCAACTCCTTACCGGTCCCGCTTTCGCCTGTTACCAGCACCGTCGTCTCCAGATCGGCGAGGTCTTCGAGAAGCTTGTAAATCTCCTGCATCCGGCGATTTTTACCGATGATTCTTTGAAACCGATGCCGCTCTTCCAACTCCTTTTCCAGTTCGTTGATACGGGTGATATCCCGGATGACCAGCACGGCCCCCATAAAACGGCCCGCACTGTCCAAGAGAGGGGAACTGGAAACATCCACCTTTTGCATGGGATGCGAACCCCCGGCGCATTCGATCTGGTAGCCCTGCACCGTGGTTTTGCGATTCAGGGTTTCCTGAAGCACTTCGTGGCAGGCATGGCCGCACCCGACCGGGCATTCGGTGAACACTTTCCCGACGATACGACCCAAATCGAAACCGCAAATCGTTGCCGCCGCCTGGTTGGCCTCGATCACCTCGAGGTTGGTGTCTACCGTAATGATGGCGTCCCTGACACTGCGAAAAATGGCCTTGAGGCGGCTCCGCTGCCTGGCAACATCCTCTTCGGCCCGCTTTCGCTCGGTAATATCGCGCACGATGCTGCGAAAGCCGATGGGCATGCCGCGTGAATCTTTTTTCAGGGATATGGAATATTCCAGAATCTTTTTTCTGCCGGTGCCGGTAAGGGTTTCGAAAATGAACGAACG is a window from the Deltaproteobacteria bacterium genome containing:
- a CDS encoding sigma 54-interacting transcriptional regulator, which translates into the protein MADAPDKHEERMRSAGGWEAAAKAIEHLVEPAYVLTGTVFTNVNQAMATLLGYDDPGDLIGRAFIDIVYTADWRPFEPEAGLQAGGDPPGTEIFRVRRRNGTLLWVTGAWPLLTPGDDPPVTIGSLQDISALKAREAALQESEENYKTVLDGIEDGYIENDLAGNTIFINEAIARIFEAPRERLIGLNYREMTDQTAAEACYIAFNDVYSTGVPQRSFIFETLTGTGRKKILEYSISLKKDSRGMPIGFRSIVRDITERKRAEEDVARQRSRLKAIFRSVRDAIITVDTNLEVIEANQAAATICGFDLGRIVGKVFTECPVGCGHACHEVLQETLNRKTTVQGYQIECAGGSHPMQKVDVSSSPLLDSAGRFMGAVLVIRDITRINELEKELEERHRFQRIIGKNRRMQEIYKLLEDLADLETTVLVTGESGTGKELVAKALHNGGNRAFKPFVTVNCSALAENLLESELFGHVKGAFTGAVKSSPGRFETADGGTIFLDEIGDISPLIQLKLLRFLQEKTFERVGDPTSMKADVRIIACTNRDLKSAVAAGSFREDLYYRLKVVEIALPPLRERLGDIPLLVDHFRRSFNRDFNKEIQSFSDEVLNVFMGYNWPGNVRELEHTVEHAFVLCHDSTIDVGHLPREMRDHTPRGRPVEMKSQREDRHAVERALGNTDWNVAKAARNLGISRRTIYRRIDKYGLARPR